In Haliscomenobacter hydrossis DSM 1100, the DNA window CCGGGCATATTCCCAGGCATCTGCAGGTTTGGCTTTTACAAAAACCCGGTTGATTTCGGTATGACGCGGATTAGGCAGGTATTGTTGGATCAGGCGCATGGCTCAGTTTTTAATCATTACGCCGCCTGGATAAAGCGGCTTTTAATCAGGTTAACACGCGATGTCCTTGTTTGCGATGTACGTAATTGTCTTAGCATCTCTTAAATCATGTGACAAAATTCGCCGGAAAAGGTGGGGTTGGAACTGACGCAGGTCAATCTCTGGCTTGATTTCTAGCAGTGGCACGTACACCTGGAGTTGGTTGTGCTGATCGCGTATTGAGTCATGCTGCATCATGGTTCTCTTTTCGGGCGCATCTTCTCCATCCTATTGGCGAATCCAAACTGCATTATCTGCTTGAAGGAGGCGGGATCGCCAACCATATTGAAATTGAAAATAAGGAGGGCGATATTATAAATGATTCCGGCCACGGATTGGGCTGGCAGGTTGGAGCTGGCCTGGGCGTCTCCCTCAGCGATCGTTTTCGGATAACGCCCTCTATCCGCTACCGCACCTTATCGAGAGATTTTGACATAACCAAGGTAAAAACGGAGGTCGACCTGAATTATCTCTCCGTCGGTCTAGGTTTCAACTGGTTGTTTTAAAGGAGTGCAGCGTTGCAAAGAACCCTAAGGGCTTATTCCAAGTTCGGATAAGCCCTTAGCTCCTTTCGGCCTTGTTCAATATTCATGATTTCCACGCCAAATTGGTTGACTTTCGCCAAATTGGTGAGCTGTTTTCGTTTCAGAATTTCCTTCCATATCGCTGGATTGTCCAGCTTCACTTCGATGAACAGCCTTTTTCGCCGTTTTACTAAACCGATTGATAAAGGTACAATGCTGACAAAAATCTTCCACCAATACGCCATTCAAAAAACCATTGCGCATCTTGGTAAATCGATCGCTATTGAGAATGTCTTGTAAGGTTTGTTCTTTGACATTGCCCAAATTAATCACCGCGTTTTTGTCCAAACAACAAGGAACCACCGAACCGTCGGCATGGATGCCAATGTGATTGACCGCGCCATGACAACGCCCTTGGGTGCCCTGATGGGGCAATAAAAAGGAGGGCCATTCAAAACGGGAATCAAAATGTAGGTAAAGCCTGTTCCAGATTCTTTTGGATTTGATCAAACCTAGCTCGAGATTTCTGTTAATCTCTATGTTGAAGAATGCTTCGATTTTTGTGTAGATGTCCTCATTGTCCGCAGCGTTACTTTCTTGATTCCATAACCTAAAGTTGGTGTACAGTTCAGGTCTCAGTTCATGAGCCGATTGTACAAATTCAAAGATGGGCAACAGATAAGGTTCAATGTCTCGATTCGGGAAATTGTCTTTGAAAGCCTGCAACGAGAAGTTGACTTGCCGAATACAGTTGGAGTTGATGAGCTGCTCTTTGTATTTTTTGATCAAAATCCCATTGGTGGTCAGCTCGATTTGGGTGTTGTATTGTTCACAAATCTCCAATATTTGTAAAAATTTGGGATGTGCCAGTGGTTCCCCCATCAGGTGTAAACAGATGATTTCCGCCAATGGTGCCGCTTGTTTCAAGATCGCCTCAAACTCACCCGGGTCCATCAATTTTTTGTCCTTTTCGACCACCGGACAAAAAGAGCACTGCACATTGCAGATATTGGAGATTTCGAGGTAGATTCTTTTGAACATGCGTTGGTTTGCGCTTAAAACGCTGCAAATTAATTCATTTTTACAACTTCCGTCCCAAGCAAGTATATTCTACCCAAGATTTTACGACTTTATACTGAATACTATCGAGGGTATTGAATACGTCCAGGGTATAGGTTTCACAACCATTCAGGTTGCAATTGTATTCCCCAAAATAACGGTTGGCTATGCCACTTCTACGCAAAACCCCTCCTTCAACTTTTATCGGATTATAGGGCAGGTTTTGCACTTGTATGGTGTCTAAAAATGGGTTGCCCCCTCTGGGAGAAGTGCAAAGGCATTTGTAGGCAGTAATAGCCGAGCTGCCGCTTACGACAATTCGTTTTTGTACCATGGTATCGGGGCCTCCACACCTCGTAATGCGCACTTTCACCAAAAAACTGCCGGTATTACGGTAGCTGTGCGTGGTGTGGTAACCCGTTCCCATGCTGCCATCGCCAAAATCCCATTGGTAGCCGAAACTACAATTGCTTTGACAATCTTCAGTATTGATATTGGCTACAAAATGCGAGGTGTTTTGCACGTACAAAGAGTCATCACTGTCTATTCGGAAGCCACAATGGGGGATGTTGCGGTGTTTTACCCAAATGCTATCTGTTTTTTCGCCGTAGGTATTGCCACGTTCTACCCGCAACTTGACAATATTCATCCCAATCCGCTTAAACCGGTGAATAGCATAGTGGGTCTGCGTGGTATCACTTTTGCTGCCATCGCCCCAGGACCAAATGTACCTGTCGGATGGAGTGTTGTTGGTGCTAAAGGTGATGTTTTCATCATCAAATACGGTATCCCGCTGGTTGTTGTTTTCCAACCACGGTGTAAAGGTGTTTTGCCATACCGGGGAAGGCTGTACAGGCTCCTCTTTTTTACAAGCAGCCGCAGCCAGTGCAATGATTGCTACTATTACACACGGGAATAATGGATGAATTGTTTTGGCAGGTGATCTCATCGGGATTTTTTATTTTTGTTTCACAAAAGAACTGTTACCAACTCCAGCGACTGCTTTAACACGGGTAATGCATTAGGTGGTCGGTGGTTGCAGGTATTTCACCTTTGACAAGATATTTGGTGTGGAGGTAGCGGAATATTGGGTAGAGACTGGAAGGATTTTATAGTAGTTGTGTTTCTTGATACGCTTGGGGGAGTTGTACGTCAATATAAAATGAGTCTTTTACGTATGCTGAATACTGCGTAAAATGTAAATCATCACCATCTTTATTTTTTTCAGTCGTTGAGCAAGTTGTCAACAAGATGATCGTTCAAATGGGAATAAATCTATGAAATGTCATAATTTTACGTTTCCCTAAAGATGCCCCATTGTCCAAATGGTTGTATGTAATTTGTTTACCTGTTTTTCTAATCTTTATCCTCAAAAACCAATGACCATCACCAACACCCCCGAATACCAGCTCAGCGTCCCCCAACACTTGGCCATTTCCGCGCTGCTACAGGAATGTTTTCCGCAATACCCCAGCGGACGAACCCATTTTCGCCAATTGCCCCAATTCCGCATTCTGGCTACTGCTGAAGATGGCACGCTAATAGGCCACATCGCAGTAGAGCACCGCATGGTCAACAATGCCGGACAATTGCTGCGGGTTTTTGGCCTGGCGGATGTGTGTGTTAGCCCGGACTATCGTGATAAAGGTCTGGGAGCAAACCTGTTAGATTATTCGACAACCTTGGCCCAAAATACAGGCATCGACGCCCTGCTTTTAATCGCCCACGAGCCTGAATTTTACCTGAAAAATGATTTTCTTGCAGTGGAGAATGAGTGCAAATGGTTGTTTGTACAAGGTGACCAAACCCTCGGCGTATTGAACCGCCACATCAAAGGATTGATGGTGAAAATGCTGAATGGAGAACCCTGGCGCGCTGGACAACTCGATTTGTTGGGACATATATTTTGATTAGTTGAAAAGTTGAAGTGTTGAAGAGTTGAAATGAAGTTTACAAGGTTTTAAGTTGATAAGACAACTGGTCTTTCATACTATCAAACTTTTCAACTTCATTTCAACTCTTCAACTCTTAAACTCTTAAACTTTTCAACTTTTCAACTAGCCTAACCAGATAAACCTTTTTTAATATGAAAAATACACAAGCGTATATCCTGCAACACAAAAACCGATTTTTGGAAGAGTTGCTGGATATGTTGCGGATCCCGTCCATCAGCGCGGATCCTGCTTACAAGGGCGACGTAGCCCGCACCGCCGAATTTGTTGCCGAAAAACTGCGTAGCGCCGGAGCCGATCTGGTCGAAGTATTCCCTACCGCCGGTCACCCGATTGTGTATGGCGAAAAACTGATCGACCCGGCCAAACCGACCGTTTTGGTGTACGGACATTACGACGTGCAGCCCGCCGACCCGCTCGATTTGTGGACTTCCGGCCCTTTTGAACCCGTCATCAAAAAGACCGAATTGCACCCCGATGGGGCCATCTACGCCCGAGGTTCTTGCGATGATAAAGGCCAGGTGTACATGCACATCAAAGCCTTCGAAGCCATGCTGGCTGCTGCTGAATTGCCTTGCAACGTCAAATTTATGATCGAAGGGGAAGAAGAAGTGGGTTCAGTCAACCTGGGTAGCTTTCTGAAAGAACACCGTGCACGCCTCGATTGTGACGTGATCCTGATCTCGGACACCTCGATCATCGACAATCAAACACCTTCCATCACCGTAGGCCTGCGTGGCCTGAGTTATGTGGAAGTTGAAGTAACGGCGGCCAACCGCGATTTGCACTCGGGGGTCTACGGTGGGGCAGTAGCCAACCCCATCAACA includes these proteins:
- a CDS encoding outer membrane protein, translating into MARTPGVGCADRVLSHAASWFSFRAHLLHPIGESKLHYLLEGGGIANHIEIENKEGDIINDSGHGLGWQVGAGLGVSLSDRFRITPSIRYRTLSRDFDITKVKTEVDLNYLSVGLGFNWLF
- a CDS encoding radical SAM/SPASM domain-containing protein → MFKRIYLEISNICNVQCSFCPVVEKDKKLMDPGEFEAILKQAAPLAEIICLHLMGEPLAHPKFLQILEICEQYNTQIELTTNGILIKKYKEQLINSNCIRQVNFSLQAFKDNFPNRDIEPYLLPIFEFVQSAHELRPELYTNFRLWNQESNAADNEDIYTKIEAFFNIEINRNLELGLIKSKRIWNRLYLHFDSRFEWPSFLLPHQGTQGRCHGAVNHIGIHADGSVVPCCLDKNAVINLGNVKEQTLQDILNSDRFTKMRNGFLNGVLVEDFCQHCTFINRFSKTAKKAVHRSEAGQSSDMEGNSETKTAHQFGESQPIWRGNHEY
- a CDS encoding dipeptidase, whose amino-acid sequence is MKNTQAYILQHKNRFLEELLDMLRIPSISADPAYKGDVARTAEFVAEKLRSAGADLVEVFPTAGHPIVYGEKLIDPAKPTVLVYGHYDVQPADPLDLWTSGPFEPVIKKTELHPDGAIYARGSCDDKGQVYMHIKAFEAMLAAAELPCNVKFMIEGEEEVGSVNLGSFLKEHRARLDCDVILISDTSIIDNQTPSITVGLRGLSYVEVEVTAANRDLHSGVYGGAVANPINILSKMIASMQDENNHITIPGFYDNVLVVNSAERKAMNEAPFNEKHYMDDLGIASVHGEAGYTTLERTSIRPTLDVNGIWGGYIGEGAKTVLPSKAFAKISMRLVPNQDPDQITDLFSRHFKAIAPPSVRVEVRAHHGGLPVVTPTDTPEYQAAAKAMEQAFGKAPIPQRGGGSIPIVALFESILGVKSVLMGFGLDSDNIHSPNEHYGLFNFYKGIETIPYFYQYYAELK
- a CDS encoding GNAT family N-acetyltransferase, with product MTITNTPEYQLSVPQHLAISALLQECFPQYPSGRTHFRQLPQFRILATAEDGTLIGHIAVEHRMVNNAGQLLRVFGLADVCVSPDYRDKGLGANLLDYSTTLAQNTGIDALLLIAHEPEFYLKNDFLAVENECKWLFVQGDQTLGVLNRHIKGLMVKMLNGEPWRAGQLDLLGHIF
- a CDS encoding PKD domain-containing protein gives rise to the protein MRSPAKTIHPLFPCVIVAIIALAAAACKKEEPVQPSPVWQNTFTPWLENNNQRDTVFDDENITFSTNNTPSDRYIWSWGDGSKSDTTQTHYAIHRFKRIGMNIVKLRVERGNTYGEKTDSIWVKHRNIPHCGFRIDSDDSLYVQNTSHFVANINTEDCQSNCSFGYQWDFGDGSMGTGYHTTHSYRNTGSFLVKVRITRCGGPDTMVQKRIVVSGSSAITAYKCLCTSPRGGNPFLDTIQVQNLPYNPIKVEGGVLRRSGIANRYFGEYNCNLNGCETYTLDVFNTLDSIQYKVVKSWVEYTCLGRKL